The following coding sequences lie in one Desulfobaccales bacterium genomic window:
- a CDS encoding radical SAM protein, with translation MPARSHVSLGTILKHFRRVARHPWIARRLAALETEKWLFPLFHPRAKAGEGGRIHQVSLRITDLCNLRCHTCGQWGVQGYLRGKNLAALKAQEVSPERYREIFADLVRHGQRPMVYFWGGEPMLYKGIMELMEEAARLRMPVSIATNGTLVAARAERLVAAPLFLVQISIDGPTAEIHNRLRPGAGGGNNFADIQAALAALQQARREQHRELPLIASLTVISRDNADSLVEIYETFAPQVDLFVFYLSWWIDEEAARAHDRDFTARFGFAPKLHWGWLGSWCPEDYEALSRELTNLLERSRPWHRPPVILIPPLTRPEDLHRYFTDHSARFGYDQCVSIFQVTEVDSNGDVSPCRDYHDYIVGNIKENTLTELWNSPAYRRFRQSLATQGLMPVCSRCCGLMGY, from the coding sequence ATGCCTGCCCGTAGTCACGTCTCTTTGGGGACCATCCTGAAGCACTTCCGCCGGGTGGCCCGCCATCCCTGGATTGCCCGGCGGCTGGCGGCCCTGGAGACGGAGAAGTGGCTCTTTCCCCTGTTCCACCCCCGGGCTAAGGCAGGTGAGGGCGGCCGCATCCACCAGGTGAGCCTGCGCATCACCGATCTGTGCAACCTGCGCTGCCACACCTGCGGCCAGTGGGGGGTTCAGGGCTATCTCAGGGGAAAGAACCTGGCGGCCCTCAAGGCGCAGGAAGTGAGCCCGGAGCGCTACCGGGAGATCTTTGCCGACCTGGTGCGCCACGGCCAGCGGCCTATGGTCTATTTCTGGGGCGGCGAGCCCATGCTCTATAAGGGCATCATGGAGCTGATGGAGGAGGCCGCCCGCCTCAGGATGCCGGTGTCCATCGCCACCAACGGCACCTTGGTGGCGGCCCGGGCCGAACGCCTGGTGGCCGCACCCCTCTTTCTCGTCCAGATCTCCATTGACGGCCCCACCGCCGAGATCCACAACCGCCTGAGGCCGGGGGCGGGCGGGGGGAACAACTTCGCCGACATCCAGGCGGCTCTCGCAGCTTTGCAGCAGGCCCGCCGGGAGCAGCACCGGGAGCTGCCGCTCATCGCCTCCTTGACCGTCATCTCCCGGGACAATGCCGATTCTTTGGTGGAAATTTACGAGACCTTCGCCCCTCAGGTGGACCTCTTTGTCTTTTACCTCTCCTGGTGGATCGATGAAGAGGCGGCCCGGGCCCACGACCGGGACTTCACCGCCCGCTTCGGCTTTGCTCCCAAACTGCACTGGGGCTGGCTGGGAAGCTGGTGCCCCGAGGACTACGAGGCCCTCTCCCGGGAGCTCACCAATCTCCTTGAGCGTTCCCGGCCCTGGCACCGGCCGCCGGTCATTCTCATCCCGCCCCTCACCCGGCCGGAGGATCTGCACCGGTATTTCACGGACCATTCCGCCCGCTTCGGCTATGACCAGTGCGTCTCCATCTTTCAGGTGACGGAGGTGGACAGCAACGGGGACGTCTCCCCCTGCCGGGACTACCACGACTACATCGTGGGGAATATCAAGGAAAACACCCTGACGGAGCTGTGGAACTCCCCGGCCTACCGGCGCTTCCGGCAAAGCCTGGCCACCCAAGGCCTCATGCCGGTGTGTTCCCGCTGTTGCGGCCTCATGGGGTATTGA
- a CDS encoding ABC transporter permease: MRLDDLLRISMRQVYRHRRRYWGVILAIALGVAGFTTIITIGRDVKKNFNQDLELIGSANLIRLFWDLRPGENPAWFRPETVAALRQIPQVAAVSEYTLRPAVVAGGDQRLELSVWAVDQYFWQLRQYQPSLGTLFGPDSVAARKRECVLGAGLARKLFGDRNPVGQTVEIDADLYQVVGVIRLDDYSISHSLFLPLSTARDRLKREVRPDRLLVRCVTWDDVEEVAAAIPPVVAATQTATGLNVWVVWEALHRVRRVAWWIEFFFYLASGVTLLLGGVGIWNVMSAAVQSRTREIGLKKAMGAEDRDILAQFLTEALVLSVGAALLGLAGGRVLVALASSWLGQRPQEELFIGCLGLSLAVAFAMGLGAGLYPSLKASRMEVVAATRYE; encoded by the coding sequence ATGCGGCTGGATGACCTGCTCCGGATCAGCATGCGGCAGGTATATCGCCATCGCCGCCGTTATTGGGGGGTGATCCTGGCCATTGCTCTGGGGGTGGCCGGCTTCACCACCATCATCACCATCGGCCGGGACGTCAAAAAGAATTTCAATCAGGACCTGGAGCTCATCGGCAGCGCCAATCTCATCCGTCTCTTCTGGGATCTCCGCCCCGGTGAGAACCCGGCCTGGTTCCGGCCGGAGACGGTGGCGGCTCTGCGGCAGATTCCCCAGGTAGCGGCGGTGAGCGAATACACCCTGCGCCCGGCGGTGGTGGCCGGCGGGGACCAACGCCTGGAGCTCTCGGTCTGGGCGGTGGATCAATATTTCTGGCAGCTGCGGCAGTACCAGCCCTCCCTGGGGACCCTGTTCGGGCCCGACAGCGTGGCCGCCCGGAAACGGGAATGTGTCCTGGGAGCTGGCCTGGCCCGGAAGCTCTTCGGCGACCGCAACCCGGTGGGGCAGACCGTGGAGATCGACGCCGACCTTTACCAGGTGGTGGGGGTGATCCGCCTGGATGACTATAGTATCTCCCATTCCCTCTTTCTGCCCCTGAGCACCGCCCGGGATCGGCTGAAGAGGGAAGTGCGGCCGGACCGCCTCCTGGTGCGCTGCGTCACCTGGGATGACGTGGAGGAGGTGGCGGCGGCTATCCCTCCGGTGGTGGCGGCAACCCAGACCGCCACCGGGCTCAATGTCTGGGTGGTCTGGGAGGCCTTGCACCGGGTGAGGCGAGTGGCCTGGTGGATCGAGTTTTTCTTTTACCTGGCCAGCGGGGTGACTTTACTGTTGGGAGGCGTGGGGATCTGGAACGTGATGTCGGCGGCAGTCCAGTCCCGCACCCGGGAGATCGGCCTGAAAAAAGCCATGGGTGCCGAGGACCGGGATATCCTGGCCCAGTTCCTCACCGAAGCCCTGGTGCTGAGCGTGGGTGCGGCCCTTCTGGGGCTGGCCGGCGGGCGGGTGCTGGTGGCCCTGGCCAGCTCCTGGCTGGGGCAGCGCCCCCAGGAGGAGCTCTTCATCGGCTGCCTGGGCCTCAGTCTGGCGGTGGCCTTCGCCATGGGGCTGGGCGCGGGGCTGTATCCTTCACTCAAGGCCAGCCGCATGGAAGTGGTGGCGGCGACCCGCTATGAATAG
- a CDS encoding type II toxin-antitoxin system HicB family antitoxin, whose translation MSPKVSIVIEKDDYGYYAYCPELEGCQSQGDTLEEVMANIKEAIELVKETWVGECAGNPRGGSKGRLRN comes from the coding sequence ATGTCTCCTAAAGTCAGTATTGTCATTGAGAAGGATGATTACGGCTATTATGCTTATTGTCCGGAGCTGGAAGGGTGCCAGAGCCAGGGAGACACTTTGGAAGAAGTGATGGCCAATATCAAAGAGGCTATTGAACTCGTTAAGGAAACTTGGGTCGGCGAATGCGCTGGTAACCCCCGGGGTGGGAGTAAAGGCCGCCTCCGGAATTGA
- a CDS encoding pyridoxal phosphate-dependent aminotransferase family protein, whose protein sequence is MSHPILTDRCRPFTQYLGLVKALGLYPYFRPLSRAFGPEVEVNGRRLVMIGSNDYLGFSHDPRVQEAAAAALRRWGTGPGGSRFLCGNLTLHEDLEARLAHFVGKKHALVHATGFSTNLGALACLLTPKDLIFCDRENHASIFEGCHASRGRLIPFLHNDVEDAARKIAAAKEKRPAGSLMMLLTEGVFSMSGDLAPLAELVRLKDTYPDLLIYLDDAHGLGVMGPGGRGTAMHFGVTDQVDFIMGTFSKALASVGGFIAGDDDDIFVYLKHHSKTLIFSAGLPASCAAAVLACLDLIEREPERIERLWALTRRAHAGYQEIGLVTGDGRTPVIPIVIGDEEKAARVAADLFENGVFALPAVFPAVPRGRAVIRTAFMSTHEERQVDIVLEVLAGVADRHRIRATDLAEQGGGLALARQQTPF, encoded by the coding sequence ATGAGTCATCCCATTCTCACCGACCGTTGCCGCCCCTTCACCCAATATCTCGGTCTGGTCAAGGCGTTGGGACTTTATCCGTATTTCCGGCCTCTCAGTCGCGCTTTCGGCCCGGAAGTGGAGGTCAACGGCCGGCGTCTGGTGATGATCGGCTCCAATGATTACCTCGGGTTCAGCCACGATCCCCGGGTGCAGGAGGCCGCGGCTGCGGCCTTGCGCCGCTGGGGCACCGGACCCGGGGGTTCCCGCTTCCTGTGCGGCAACCTTACCCTGCACGAAGATCTGGAAGCCCGTCTGGCCCACTTCGTCGGCAAGAAACATGCCTTGGTGCATGCCACCGGCTTCAGCACCAATCTGGGGGCCCTCGCCTGCCTGCTCACTCCCAAAGATTTGATTTTCTGCGACCGGGAGAACCATGCCAGCATCTTTGAAGGTTGCCACGCCTCCCGGGGCCGGCTGATCCCCTTTCTCCACAACGATGTGGAGGATGCCGCCCGGAAGATCGCCGCTGCTAAGGAGAAGAGGCCGGCCGGCAGCCTGATGATGCTCCTGACCGAAGGCGTCTTCAGCATGTCCGGGGACCTGGCGCCGCTGGCGGAGCTGGTGCGCCTCAAGGATACCTACCCGGACCTCCTGATCTACCTGGATGACGCCCACGGACTGGGAGTCATGGGCCCCGGGGGCCGCGGCACCGCCATGCACTTCGGGGTCACCGACCAGGTGGATTTCATCATGGGCACCTTCAGCAAGGCCCTGGCCTCGGTGGGAGGCTTTATCGCCGGCGATGACGACGATATTTTTGTGTATCTGAAGCATCATTCCAAAACCCTGATCTTTTCCGCCGGCCTGCCGGCCTCCTGCGCCGCCGCGGTGCTGGCCTGCCTGGATCTCATCGAGCGGGAGCCGGAGCGCATCGAGCGGCTCTGGGCCCTCACCCGGCGGGCCCATGCCGGCTACCAGGAGATCGGCCTGGTGACCGGGGATGGCCGAACCCCGGTGATTCCTATTGTCATCGGCGACGAGGAAAAGGCCGCCCGGGTGGCCGCCGACCTTTTTGAAAACGGGGTCTTCGCCCTGCCCGCTGTCTTTCCGGCGGTGCCTCGGGGCCGGGCGGTGATCCGCACCGCCTTCATGAGCACCCATGAGGAGCGGCAGGTGGATATCGTGCTGGAGGTGTTGGCCGGGGTGGCCGACCGGCATCGCATCCGGGCCACGGACTTGGCCGAGCAGGGGGGCGGGCTGGCCCTGGCCCGGCAACAGACCCCCTTTTGA
- a CDS encoding zinc-binding dehydrogenase, which translates to MALRYHYSVPRYLAGRVGSWLRPRHFFSRLTPLRLEEVPFRPPSPRWVILKSRLCGICGSDLNLLKGAESYLLEPYASFPCILGHEVVAEVAEAPPETGFRPGERVAVNPLLPCRARELPPCPSCREGRENLCENFTRGNLAPGPLLGFHRQAGGGMAEYLAAPPESLVRLPDGLPDEAAVLVDSLASALQPVLDHFPADSDIVVIYGAGIIGQQLLRALRALGSQARVVMVARHPFQSELARAGGADLVLLSPSRRELGEAVGARYLPTTLGGGNLEGGAHRFFDCVGSRASLQEGLVALRARGTYVLVGTAGRVGPVDFSALWFRELRLCGSAMYGHGIFQGQPRRTYELAVELLSRPSYSRAGLLTHTFPLRDYVPAFQAAFDKRRHHSVKVALDPRQ; encoded by the coding sequence TTGGCGTTGCGCTATCACTATTCCGTTCCCCGTTACCTGGCGGGCCGGGTGGGCTCCTGGCTGAGGCCGCGACACTTTTTTTCCCGGCTCACGCCTTTGCGACTGGAAGAGGTGCCCTTCCGGCCGCCCTCCCCCCGCTGGGTCATCCTGAAAAGCCGGCTGTGCGGCATCTGCGGCTCTGATCTCAATCTGCTGAAAGGCGCCGAGTCCTATCTCCTGGAACCTTATGCCTCCTTTCCCTGCATCCTGGGGCACGAGGTGGTGGCGGAGGTGGCGGAGGCTCCTCCAGAAACCGGTTTTCGACCCGGGGAGCGGGTGGCCGTCAATCCCCTCTTGCCCTGCCGGGCCCGGGAGCTGCCACCGTGCCCTTCCTGCCGGGAGGGCCGGGAAAATCTCTGCGAAAATTTCACCCGGGGCAACCTGGCACCGGGGCCGCTTTTGGGCTTTCACCGCCAAGCCGGCGGCGGCATGGCGGAGTATCTGGCGGCGCCGCCGGAATCTCTGGTGCGCCTGCCGGACGGTCTTCCCGATGAGGCTGCGGTGCTGGTGGATTCCCTGGCCAGCGCCCTGCAACCGGTGCTGGACCACTTCCCGGCGGACTCCGACATTGTGGTCATTTATGGCGCCGGCATTATCGGCCAGCAGTTGCTCCGGGCGCTGCGGGCCCTGGGGAGCCAGGCCCGGGTGGTGATGGTGGCCCGCCATCCCTTCCAGTCGGAGTTGGCCCGGGCCGGGGGCGCCGACCTGGTTTTGCTTTCCCCTTCCCGCCGGGAGCTGGGGGAGGCGGTGGGGGCGAGGTATCTCCCCACCACCCTGGGAGGCGGCAACCTGGAGGGCGGCGCCCACCGGTTCTTTGATTGCGTGGGGAGCCGCGCCTCCCTGCAGGAAGGGCTGGTGGCCCTCAGGGCCCGGGGCACCTATGTGCTGGTGGGCACGGCCGGCCGGGTGGGCCCCGTGGACTTCTCCGCCCTGTGGTTCCGGGAGTTGCGCCTCTGCGGTTCCGCCATGTATGGCCACGGGATTTTCCAGGGCCAACCGCGGCGCACCTATGAGCTGGCGGTGGAACTCCTCTCCCGGCCCTCTTACTCCCGGGCCGGCCTGTTGACCCATACCTTTCCGTTGCGGGATTACGTCCCGGCCTTTCAGGCCGCCTTCGACAAGCGCCGCCACCACAGCGTTAAAGTGGCCTTGGATCCCCGACAATGA
- a CDS encoding aspartyl protease family protein produces the protein MGDIYLELIVSNLSDPGRQKEVSFLVDTGATRARLPEEIAAELAIQAVGTLPLELADGSVKDYPYGYCFFTFGEETVAGNVIIGPAGIEPLVGTHVLQDFRLIIDLERHTVSRSRALRAK, from the coding sequence ATGGGAGATATTTATTTAGAACTCATCGTTTCAAACCTAAGCGACCCTGGGCGCCAGAAAGAGGTTTCCTTTCTGGTGGACACGGGAGCTACCAGGGCTCGGCTGCCGGAGGAGATTGCCGCAGAGCTGGCCATCCAAGCCGTGGGAACTTTGCCCTTGGAATTGGCTGACGGCTCAGTGAAAGATTACCCCTATGGCTATTGTTTCTTTACGTTTGGAGAGGAAACGGTGGCGGGCAACGTTATTATCGGACCGGCAGGCATTGAACCTTTGGTGGGCACCCATGTCCTGCAGGACTTTCGCTTAATCATCGATCTGGAAAGGCACACGGTTTCACGCAGCCGGGCCTTGCGGGCCAAATAA
- a CDS encoding DUF3786 domain-containing protein, with product MPRIDDYKAAIALSVAALKSRNPKFVAAKSRAEYVLEGEREVLVLPYFGQPRRIVWPEVTVSAPGQTRELPLTEQILILHYLERTDGEALSGHTIDFRAVPDGGSFYWSAFVSRAKKPLLETFGQDLDLYLKVALAAGGEAQPLGDVAVRFFAFPLVPITHVFWRGDDEFPPDANLLFDDTISHHLSTEDIAALAGASVYRLIAAARELRQKK from the coding sequence ATGCCACGCATCGATGATTACAAAGCAGCCATCGCCTTGTCGGTGGCCGCCCTGAAATCGCGCAACCCCAAATTTGTGGCGGCCAAAAGCCGGGCGGAGTATGTTCTGGAGGGCGAGCGGGAGGTGCTGGTGCTGCCTTATTTCGGCCAGCCCCGGCGCATCGTCTGGCCGGAGGTGACGGTGAGCGCCCCGGGCCAGACCCGGGAGCTGCCCCTCACCGAGCAGATCCTCATCCTGCACTATCTGGAGCGCACCGACGGCGAGGCCTTGAGCGGCCACACCATTGACTTTAGGGCGGTGCCCGACGGCGGCAGCTTCTATTGGTCCGCCTTTGTCTCCCGGGCCAAGAAGCCGCTCTTGGAGACCTTCGGCCAGGATCTGGACCTCTATCTCAAGGTGGCCCTGGCCGCGGGCGGCGAGGCCCAGCCCCTGGGGGATGTGGCGGTGCGCTTCTTTGCCTTTCCCCTGGTGCCCATCACCCATGTGTTCTGGCGGGGGGATGACGAGTTTCCGCCGGACGCCAACCTTCTTTTCGACGACACCATCAGCCACCATCTCTCCACCGAGGACATCGCCGCCCTGGCCGGGGCCTCGGTCTACCGGCTCATCGCCGCCGCCCGGGAACTCCGGCAGAAGAAGTGA